The region CGCCGGGTCCAGTTGATGGAGATTGGCCGGGAGGTCTTCGCGGCGAAGGGCTACGAGCCCACCTCCATCGAGGAGGTCGCGCAGCGGGCCGGCGTGTCCAAGCCCATCGTCTACGAGCACTTCGGCGCGAAGGAGGGGCTCTACGCGGCCATCATGGAGCGGGAGATGGACGACCTGGTGGCGCGCGTGTCGTCGAGCATCACGGAGGGCTCGCCGCGCCAGCGCTTCGAGGGCGCGGTGCTCGCGTTCATGGCCTACGTGAAGGACGAGCCCGCGGGCTTCGCGGTGTTGACGCGGGATTCACCCCTGGCGACGGCGCGGCGCGGCCTGACGCGCGTCATCGATGACCTGGCCCACCGCGTGGGGGATGTGTTCCGCAGCGAGTTCGAGCGCGCAGGGTATCCCTCCAAGGTCGCGCCCATCTACGCCAACGCGCTCGTCGGGATGGTGACCCAGGTGGGGCACTGGTGGGCCGCCGAGGGGAAGTCGTTCTCCACCGAGAGCGTGGCCCGTCACGTCGCGGCGCTCGGCTGGATGGGCCTGCGCCACCTGCCCAAGGCCCCGTCGCTGCCCGCGCGCGAGGAGGACGGGGACGGCAAGCTGGTGAAGGCGAAGGCCCCGCGAAGAGCGCCGCGCGCGAAGCCCCCGGGGCGGTGAGGCGCGCGGGCGCGAGCACCTCCGAGGTGGCGCGATGCCTCGCCCGCGAGTCGCCACGACGGTGATGGGCGATGCGAGCGCGTCCGCCGGGCTCCCATCGAATGGCGGGGCTGCCCCGCATGGTTCATGCCCCGAGGCGCCGACGTCGTGTGCGGGACGTCCGTCGGTGGACTCCCCGCACCTCCCTCTCGCGGGTGTGGGTGCTCGCCTTCTAGCGCTCGTGTGCAGGGTGTCAGTGGGTGGCGAACAGTCATGCGCATCCGCGGACGCGCGTGTCCACGGATCGTTATCCTCGCCGTCTCCCCGTCATGAACGCTCCGCGGCTCCAGGTGCTGGTGGTGGATGACGAGGCGCCCGTTCTCGCCACCACCGCCGCCGTGCTCTCCGAGGACTTCGAGGTCCAGACCGCGCGCGACGCGTTCTCCGCGCGCCGGTTGCTCGCGCGTCATCCGTTCGACGTGCTCTGCACGGACCTCCACATGCCCGGGCCCAGCGGCATCCAGTTGTTGCGACAGTCGGTCACCCGAGACCCCTTCCTCGCGGGCGTGCTCGTGACGGGCTCGCGCGAGTACCTCGACTGGAGGGACCGGCTGGACACGCAGGGCCTCTTCTATCTGGTGCTCAAGCCCTACCAGCCCGCGGACCTCATCGGGATGATCCGCCGCGCCGCCGAGTCCGCCCGCCTCAAGCGGGAGATGAGCCAGCTCTCCCTCGGCCTGGCCGAACACAAGTGGGGGCCTCGATGAGCCCTCCCTCCGGTCCGCCGGGGGGAGGTCCACGACGAAGCCCCCTCGACACGCGGCGCTCGCAGCCAGGCCTCGCGCCCTCGTGCCGACATCCCCTCACCTTGGGCCGCCCCCACGAGTCGTCCTCCACCCTGGCTCGCGACGCACGGCGCCGTGTGTCCCCCGAGGCCCCAGCTCCCGGGGGAGCGAGCAGGCACGCGGGGTTGCAATCATCACTTCCGGACATTCCTTGGCCTATGATGCGAACGGTCTACGGCCCCGTACCGGAGGAACCGCCCGCGGCCCGGGCCACGAACACCCCATGAAGCCCACGGAGGATGCCAGCGGCCCCACGGTGGCACTGAAGGAACGCGCCGTCCTGCTGTTCCACGAACACCTGGGCGCCGTGCGCCGTCGCACCGACCGGCTGTTCGCGGGGCTGATGCTCGCGCAGTGGGCCGTGGGTGTCCTGGTGGCGCTCTTCGTGTCGCCCTATGGCTGGTCCGGCGAGGACCGCGCGCTGCATGCGCACGTGTACGCGGTGCTCTTCCTGGGCGCGGCGCTCACCGTGTTCCCCATCGCCCTGGCGCACTGGCGGCCCGGGGCCACCTCCACCCGGCACGGCGTGGCGCTGGCGCAGGTGCTGTGGTCCTCGCTGCTCATCCACCTGACGGGTGGGCGCATCGAGACGCACTTCCACATCTTCGTCTCGCTCGCCTTCCTCTCGCTGTATCGCGACCCGTGGGTGCTGCTCACGGCGACATGCGCGACGGTGGCGGACCACATCATCCGAGGGCTGCTCTGGCCGGAGTCGGTGTACGGCCTGCCGAATCCGGAGTGGTGGCGCTTCCTCGAGCACGCGCTGTGGGTGGGCTGCCTGGACCTGGTGCTGCTGCACGCGGGAAGGGTGATGCGGCGGGAGATGCGCGAGGTGGCGGTGCGGCGCGCGGAGCTGGAGCTGGCGCGCGAGCGCGAGGAGGAGAAGTCCGCCGAGCTGGACCGCGCGCTGCGCGAGCTCAGCGGCTTCCAGGAGCACCTCATCCGCGTGGAGAAGCTGGCCGCGGTGGGTCAACTCGCCGCCAGCGTGGGTCACGAGCTACGCAATCCCCTGGCCGCCGTGCGCAACGCGCACGCCTACCTCTCCCGACGGTTGAGCCGGGATGCGATTGGGGCCGCGGATGACCCACGCGTGCCCCAGTTCCTCGGAGTGATGGAGCGCGAGCTGGGGGCGTGCGCGAAAATCATCTCCGACCTGCTCGACTTCGCGCGCGAGCGTCCCCCCGCGCTGCAGCCGTGTCCTTTACGACCTCTGGTGGACGAGGCCATCGGCGTGGTTCCCTCCCGGGAGGGCGTGCGCATCGTCAACGATGTCCCCGAGTCATTGCCCGTGCCCAGCCTGGACAAGGAACAATTCCGTCAGGTGCTGGTGAATCTGGTGCAGAACGCGGTGGAGGCCATGCCTCAGGGAAGGACGGGGCAGGTTTCAGTGCTGGCGGAAGGTGGAGACGCGGGGCCCTGGGCCATTCGCGTGGTAGATGACGGGACGGGCATCCCACCGGATGTGCTGCCCAAGATTTTCGAACCGCTGTTCACAACCAAGACGCGCGGCACCGGCTTGGGGCTGGCCATTGTGGCCAACATGGTGCAACGTCACGGAGGCACAATCTCTGTGCGAAGCGAAGCCGGCCGGGGTAGTGAATTCCATATTCATCTCCCGGCAACCGCGGCGGCGCAGGCCGCATGATGGAGGACGTGGCTTTGGGCCCCGCTCGCATCCTTTTGGTCGACGACGAGGAGGGGCTGCGCATCACGCTCGCGGCGAACCTGGAGTTGGAGGGCCACACCGTTCTGGAGGCCTCCAACGGCGAGGAAGCGCTGCGCCTCCTGGGTGAGCACCCGGTGGACGTGGTGCTCAGCGACATGCGCATGCCGGGCTTGCACGGGGTGGACCTGTTGCGCCGAATCAAACAGGCGCGACCGGACATGCCCGTGGTGTTGATGACCGCCTTCACGGCGGAGGAGCTGGTGGAGGACGCGCTCGCGGAGGGCGCGTTCACCGTGCTGCCCAAGCCCTTCGACGTGGCGCACGCGCTGGACACCATCCTGCGCGCGGCGCGGGCGCCCCAGGTGTTGGTGGTGGACGACACGGAGCCGGTGGCGCGCGCCATGGTGCGCGCGTTGAGCACGGTGGGCCTGCGGGCGCGGGCCGTGTACAGCGGCGAGGAAGCGCTGACGTGGCTGCGCTCGGGCGACTTCGACGTGTGCGTGCTGGACCTGGTGATGCCGGAGATGAGCGGGCCGGAGCTGGTGGCCAAGGTGAAGGCGGCGGACCTGTCGGTGGCGGTCATCGCCATGTCAGGCCATGTGGTGCCGGAGCTGCTCCGGAAGGTGGCGGCGCAGGGGGCGGTGGTGTGCATGACGAAGCCCGTGCCGTTGCGGGAGCTGGTGCAAGCGATTGCCCGGGTGAGGGGTCAGCCGAGGGCGCAGGGGCCCACGGGGACCCAGGGCGCGAGGAATTGACGGATGGGCGCGCGCGCAGACCTCCAGGCTCGGGAGCGGGCCGCGGTGGCGGACGTCGTGGCCTCCACGTTGCGGCATGACCTGCGCAACAAGCTGGCCAGCGTCCGCAATGCCTCGTTCTACCTGATGCGGAAGATGCAGAAGACGGACGCCTGGGGCGCGGATGCCCGGGTGGAGGCCTTCTTCCAGCTCATCGACCGGGAGCTGGCGGCCGCCGAGGAGGTGCTCACGCGCCGCGCCCCGGTGTCGAGCAGTGACCGGCCGCTGTGTCATGCCAGCGAGGCCGCCGAGCGCGGGCTGGCGGAGGCGCGGGTGCCGGAGCACGTGCGGGTGGTGCGCGAGCTGAAGGCGCGCGACACGGTGCCGTTGGACGTGGAGGACCTGGCGCTGCTGGTGCGCTGTCTGGTGGACAACGCCGTGGAGGCGATGCCGCGCGGCGGAATGCTCACCCTGCGGACCTGGGACGTTGAGGAGGGTGAGGGCGGCGTGGGGATTCGCGTGGAGGACTCGGGAGAGGGATTGGCGGCGGAGGCGTATTCGCGTGCCTTCGAACCTTTCTATTCCACGCGTCCGGGACACGCGGGGTTGGGTTTGAACATCGTGCAGCGGTTGGTGCTGCGCCAAGGGGGGAAGGTGACGTTGGATGGGGGGCCCTCCGGGGGGACCCACGTCGAGGTCGTCTTTCCCCATCGCCCGGAGGCGCGCGGCCGGACGCGGCTGGGGCAAGAAGAGATACGGGGGAGCAAGTGATGGAGACGAGTTGGACCTTCGGGCGATGCCTGCTGCTGGTGGAAGATGACCCGTCCAACCGGATGACGCTCGCGGCGCTGCTGGAGGAGGCGGGGTTCGCGGTCGTCACGGCGGGCTCCTATTCGGAAGCGGAGCGGTGGCTCAACCAGCCGCGCCCCATCGACGCGGTGCTGTTGGACCAGAGTCTGGGGGATGGCTTCGGGACGGGGCTGATTCCGCTGGTGCGTCACCACATGCCGGGCGCGAAGGTGGTGTTCGTCACCGGCGCGGACAGCCCCATCGACATGCCGGTGGACGCGGTGTTCCGCAAGGGCGACCACTTCGACAACCTGCTGGCCTTCCTCTTCAAGTTGTTGCCGCAGCGGCCGCTGGGGATGTCGTCGTCCTCGGGTCCGCGTCGTCCGTAGTCAACGTGGCGCTGGCGCCGTGTCCCCGGGCGCGGCGATGTTGTGCGCGAGGACGACCCACCAGTGGCCGTCTCGCCGTTGGCACACGTCGGTGAAGTACCCCACGTCCGTCACCTCGGTGCCGTCGGGCAGCCGCACGCGAGCGCGCTGCGTGCCCATGAGCACACCGGTATCGCCGAAGACGTGAGCGCTCACCGACTCGGTCTCCACCGAGAGGAGGGTGCCGGGGATGGACGCGACGTTGTCGAGGAACGTCGCGCGGTCTGTCTGCGTGTCGCCCATCCGGAAGACCAGGTCCTTGGCCATGAGGCCCTCCAGGGCCCGGGTGTCGCGTGCGTGGATGGCGCGGACGATGGACTGCTCGAGGGAGAGCAGGGCCTGGACATCCTCGGTGGGCTGCTGGGGCGTCATGGGGGGGAGCTCCTGAGTAGGGACGTGGGTTGGGGTTGTACCGATTCTCATGCCGGGTGTGATGACCCCGTGCGCGCGTCGAAGTGCTCCGCGGTGTGATGGGGTGCGAGCGGCTCGCTGGCGTGGGATGTCGGTGTGCAGGCGTGTCGCGTCGCCGTGTTCGTGCATGGGCGGTGATGCAGCGGACAGCGAGCGCGGGCCCGAGTGGTGAAGCGTCTCGCGGTGGACAGACGCGCTGGCGTGCGCCGGACCCATCCCTACGTTGCGAGCCCTGGCGCGAAACGGGTCGCGCGGTCGAGGGGAGGGGTGTGTGGGCGAGCTTCTGACTGGAGGCGAGGAACAGTTCCGTGCGCGGGACATGGGTGCTCCGGAGACGGAGGGCCTGGGGCCCGAGGATGCGAACGACGCGCTGAACGTGATGGAGGCGCTGGAGGGAGACCTCGACGCGTACCTGGACCGTGAGCTCACGGTGGGCGAGGTGGTGGACTCTCCGTCGCGCGAGGTGACGGAGGGCATGCGCGCGCTGCTGGAGCTGGCCGAGGAGGAGACGCGGTGGCTGGCGGACCTGCCCGCGCCCTCGTGCTCCGATGAGGAGTCGGAGGCCGTGGTCACGATGGAGTCGGTGCCCGTGGTGATCCCCGAGTGGATGCGCGCGAATCCCCAGGTGTCCGTCGCGGACCCCGTGCGGATGGCGTGGTCGTACTCGAAGGAGGCGCCGCGTGGCGTGCGCGCGACGCGCACGTCGGAGGCTCCGCTCAATCTGCAGGAGCGACCGTGGGGGATTCCCCTGGTGCCGCCCTCCGAGCAGGAGGGGAGTGGCGCCGAGGGCGCGCGCAATGATTGGGATGGCGCGATTGCACCGGGCATGTCGAACCCGTGGAGCGCGACGAAGGGGCTCGTGGCGCACGGGAGTGGCGCGCAGGCGTCGCGTCGGAGCCGTGATGTGGTCTCCGGGGTCCTGCTCGGTGTCGCGGGCGTGGGCGTCGTCGCGGCGGGGATGCTCGTGGTCGCGAGCGTGCGCATCTGGGAGCAGGGCTCGAGCCTGTCGGCTCCGGATGCGCGCGCGGGAGTCGGTGATGCACGTGCCGCGCTCGCAGTGGGGAGCGTCGCGGGCGCGTCTGTGAACGCGGCGGCTTCATCGATGCAAGCCGCGGGTTCGTACGCCGGGGGCGCCGCAGGTGCGTCACCCAGCGCGGCGGATGTGCGGGTGGATGGCCTCGCGGGCTCATCGATGCAAGCCGCGGGTTCGTACGCCGGGAGCGCCGCTGGTGCGTCACCGAACGCGATGGGTTCGCAGGTGGTGAGCCTCGCGGGCTCCTCGCCGCATGCCTCGGGTTCGTACGTCGGTGGGGCACCGAACGCGATGGGTTCGCAGGTGGGGGGCCTTGTGGGCCCCTCGCCGCATGCCTCGGGTTCGTACGTCGGTGGCGCTGCTGGTACGTCACCGAGCGCGGCTGTGATCCCCGGCGTGTCCACCTGGGTGGGCATCGGCTCGACGGGCTCCGTCGGTGTCCTGCGCCCCGTGCCCTCCGAGGCGTGGTCCCTCGGCGGTGTCCCGGGTGTCTCCGGGGGCGCTGCCCTGCCGCGCCTGGCGGGTGTCGGCGCCCAGGGCTCCCGTGTGGATGCGAACGCGCATCCCACGGCGAACATGGGCCCCAGCAACGCGGACCTCATGGCCCGCCGTGACACGCAGGCCGTGAAGAACGGCGAGCGCCGCTCCCGCGTGGAGCCGCCCGCGCCCGTGCCCACCGCGAAGCCCGCGGCTCCCGCCGTGGCCGCTGTCGCCACCGCCGCCGTGCAGGAGATGACCTTCGACGAGCCCGACACCAGCAACGACGCCTACACCGCGCCCGCCGACACCGGGGATGATCCGGACGCCGCCAACGAGCCGGAGTCCGAGCTGGACGAGGAGTTCGCGCGCGAGCTGGGCTTCACCGCGGAGGCCGACGCCCAGGCCGAGGAGGACACCGCGCCGACCCGCACGGTGTATGTGCCTCCGGCGCTCGAGGCGAAGCAGCACCTGACGCCGGACGACGTGAAGCAGGTGGTGCTGGCGAATCAGCCCGCCATCACCACGTGTCTGCGCCAGCACGCGGCGGACACCTCCGCCGAGAAGAGCGGACGCTTCGTGATGCGTTGGTCCGTGCAGCCCAGCGGCGAGACGACGAACGTGGGCATGGACACGCAGGCCCTGCGCGCCACGCCGCTCGCCGGCTGCATCGAGGGCGTGGTGCGTGGCTGGAAGTTCCCCGTGCACACCGTCCGCATGCAGGAGCCCATCCGCTTCCCGTTCGTCTTCTAGTCCGCGCGTCGACGAGGGGCGGGGCCGTGCTTCAGGCCTCGCCCGTCTCGTGCCCGAAGACCTCGCCGGGGTTCGGCGCGGCGGGGCCTTCCGGCGCCTTCTTGACCAGCGGCGTGCGCCACCGGCCGGAGAAGTAGTAGGCCATGCTCACGGCCAGCGACACCGCGAAGCTCAGCGCCATCGCCAGCCACACACCCGTCACGCTGTTCATCCGGTGCGACAGCCAGTACGCCACCGGCACCCGCACCACCCAGAGGCTCACCAGCGAGAACACCGTCGTCACGAACGTGCGCCCCGCGCCGTTGATGATGCCGTTGCTCACGAAGATGAGCGCGAACAGCACGTACGTCGTCCCGACGATGTGCAGGTACGAGACGCCCGGCGCGATGACCGCCGGGTCCGAGATGAAGATGCGCAGCAGCGCCTCCGGGAACGACACCGCCACCAGCGAGATGAGCAGGGTGATGCCGCCGCTGAACAGGCAGCCCCACTTGAATATCTCTTGAACGCGGTCATACCGGCCCGCGCCCAGGTTCTGCCCCGCCAGCGTGGACACGGCCATGCCGAACGTCATCGCCGGCATGAACGCAATCTGGTCGATGCGCGACGCCGCGCCGAAGGCCGCCGTGGCCACCTCGCCGAAGCTGTTGACGATGCCCGTCACGAACACCATGCCGATGGACACCAGCGACTGCTGCACCGCCGCCGGCACGCCGATGCGCAGCGTCTTCAACGTCGTGGGCCCCAGGTGGCCCAGCCGGGGCATGCGCGGCGCGACGGGCACGTCCTTCTTGCGCAGGTAGAGGATGAGCGCGGTGAGCGCGAGCAGCTGCGAGACGACCGTGGCCCACGCCGTGCCGTTCAGTCCCAGCTTGGGCAATCCCAACCATCCGAAGATGAGAATCGGGTCCAGCACCGTCGTCAGCAGCAGCGACGCCGCCTGGAAGTACAGCGGCGTCTTCGAGTCCCCCACGCCCTGCAGCAGGCTGCGCGTCAGGAACAGGCCGAAGCCCAGCGGCATCGAGAGCAGGAAGATGCGCAGGTAGCTGACCGACTCCGCGTGAATCTCCGGCGGCGTGGCCATCAACGTCAGGATGGTCGGCGCCAGCCACTCGCCCAACAGCGTGAGCACCACGCCCAGCGCGTAGATGAGCAGCGTGGAGCTGTCCACCACGCGGCGCAGCTCGTCCATCCGCTTGGCGCCGTAGCTCTGCGACACCAGGATGCTCGTCGCCATGGTGAGGCCCATGCCGATGGAGAACAGGACGAAGACGACGGGGAAGCTCACCGTCACCGCCGCCAGCGCCTCGGTGCCCAGGAAGCGGCCCACCCAGATGGCGTTGACGAAGCTGTACGCCGTCTGCAGGAAGCTCCCCACCAGCATGGGGATGGAGAAGGCGACGATGTGACGGGGGATGCTGCCGGTGGTCAGGTCGCGACCGAATGAAGGTTTCATGAGCCGAAGCTCTCGTTCAGGGGGTCCATCGAAAGTCCCTCAGGAGCGGCCCTCACCCGAGCATGGGCCATGAAAGGAACTCGCCAGGAGCCTGAGCGGGCCACGCGATTCCAGCGGAGGGTGACGTCGTCTTTCCGGGTCCGGGCGTCCCTCGACACCCATGAAGCAGCTTACGGAGCCCCCCTGGCCTCGCAAGGTCTTTCGTGGGCGCGCCAGGGAGCCTGTCAGGCGAGCATGTGTGCGGCGCTCGGCGCGCGTTGGCCTTAATGTTTCGAAATGTCGCGCAAGCCACCCCCACCCGAGGCACCGCCTGGCGCTCCCGCGACCGAGCTGCACGTCTGTCACAACTGCATGGTGCGCCTGGACTCGAGCCTGGGCGGCGTGGACCTGCCGCGCCGCATCCGCGAGGCCGTGGCCGCGCGAGGCCTGGGGCCGACGACGCGCGTGTTCTCCTCGGGGTGTCTGGGCGAGTGTCCGCGCGGCCTCGTCACCGTGCTGGTGCTGCCTCCCAGCGGCACGGGCTCGCGCGTGGAGCTCATCGACGCGGAGAAGGACGGCGAGGACCTGGCCGAGCGCCTCGCGAACCCACCGCCGCCAGCTGGGCGGCCTTGAGCAGCGCCTCCACCATGGGCACGCAGCTCGCCTCGCCCTTCCCCGCAATCGCGTAGGCCGTGCCGTGGTCCGGCGACGTGCGCGGCACCGGCAGCCCCAGCGTCACGTTGACGGTGCGCTCGAAGTCCAGCGCCTTGGCCGGGATGAGCCCCTGGTCGTGGTACATGGCCAGCACCGCGTCGTACCTGCCGGCGATGTCATCCGGCCTCGCGAACAAACCATCCGAGGGGATGGGCCCGTGCGCGTCCACCTTCGCCGCGCGCGCCCTGCGGATGGCGGGGCCGATGACCTCCACCTCCTCGCGTCCCAGCAGGCCGCCCTCGCCCGCGTGGGGATTGAGCCCGAGCACGGCGATGCGCGGCTTGTGGCCCACCACCGGCTCCAGGCTGCGTGACAGGAGCTTGAGCTGCGCGACCAGCTTCTCCACCGTGAGGAGCGAGGACAGCGCGGAGAGCGGCACGTGGTTGGTGGCCAGCGCGATGCGCACGCGCGGCCCGTCCATCATCATGAGCACGTCCGCGCCGAAGGCCTCCGCGAGCACCTCCGTGTGGCCCATGAACGGGATGCCCGCGCGCGAAATCTGCTCCTTGGACACCGGCGCGGTGCACAGCGCGTCCATGTGTCCGTCGCGCATCGCCTCGATGGCGCGGGTGATGAACGCGAACTGCGCGCGGCCCCCGACGCGCGAGGGCTTGCCCGGCACGCGCTCCGCCTCGTTCAGCCGCGTCACCTCCACCACGGTGGGGGACTCGACGCGGCCCAGCGCGGCCAGCTCCACGCGGGCATAGCGACGGAAGAGGGGGAAGCGCTCCAGCGTGGGCCCATCCCCGAAGATGACGGGGATGAGCGCGCGACGCACTGCGGGGCGGGCCAGGGCGCCGGCCGTCACCTCCGGCCCGATGCCCGACACATCACCCAGGGAGATTCCGACGAGGGGGAGGCTCACGCACGCGAGCATCCCCCGCCGAACCTCCGTCCGGCTACATCTTCACTTCGACGTTCGCCTTCTGCCGCAGCTCCTGCACGTACTGGTCGAGGAACTTGTCCGTCTTCTCCTGGAGCAGCTTGTTCTCCAGCTTCGGACGCATCTCGTCATACGACGTGGCGGACACCGAGCGGCGCTCCTCCACCTTCAGGATGTGCCAGCCGAAGTTGGTGCGGACCGGCTCGCTGACCTCGCCCTCCTTCAGGTTGAAGGCGGCCTTCTCGAACGCGGCCACCATGACGCCGCGCTTGAACCAGCCCAAATCGCCGCCGTCCTGCGCGCTGGGGCCCTCGCTGCGCGCGCGCGCCAGGGAGGCGAAGTCCATGCCCTCGCGGCGGGCCTCCTGGGCGATGCCCTCGGCCTTCTTGCGCGCGGCGGCCACCTGCTCCTCGGTGGCCTTCGGGTCCACCTGCACCAGGATGTGGCGCGCGTGGACCTCCGAGTCCTCGCCCTCCACGCGGGCGTACTGGTTGTAGGCGGCCTTCAGGTCCTCCTCGGTGACCTTCACCTTGGGGCCCACCTTCATGCGCAGCAGGCGGTCTCTCAGGATGCGCTTGCGCAGCATGTCCCGGTAGGCCTTCATCGTCAGGCCCTCGGCGGCGAGCACCTGCTCGAACTGCGACGGGTCCGTGATGTTGTTCTGGCGGCGCACGTCGTTGACCAGCTCGTCCACCTCGCCCTCGGTCGCGGAGATGCCCATCTCCGTGATTTCGGACTCCATCAGCTTCTCGCCGATGAGCGTGTCGAGCGCCGTCTTCATCAACTGCGCGCGCATCTCCGCGCGCTTGCGCGGATCAGGGTCGTTCAGGCGCGACACCTCCGGCGCCGCGCGCTGCTGCACTTCCGACAGCGCGATGACGTCGCGGTTCACCACCGCGGCCACCTTGTCCACCAGCTCCGCGCGCGCCGACGTGGCGCCCCCCAGGAGCGCCGCCGCAGCGACGAATGCCACCAGCTTCTTCATTCCGTGCATCCTTCCGCACCACCCAGGCGCCGTCCAACCTTCCGACGACCCCCTGCATTTCCCGTCACTTCGCCGCCTGCGGCACCACCGCGGGCACTCCGCGGATGGCCTGCAGCGTGGCCTCGTTCACCTGGACCTGCGCCTTGTCCCGCAAATCCTTCTCGAAGGCTTCCTGGGCCTCGGTGCGCTTGTGCTCCAGGAGCTTGGACTCCATCCACTGCCTGGCCTCGGCGAAGTCCCGCTTGCGGGCGGGCTTGCGCTCCAGCACCTTGAACAGGTGGTAGCCGTACTCGGTGGACACCACGTCCGAAACCTGCCCGACACCCAGCTTGAATACCACCTCGTCGAAGGCCGGCGGCATCTGTCCTCGGGGGAAGAAGCCCAGGTCGCCTCCCACCTTGGCGTCCGCGCTCAGCGAGTACCTGCGCGCCAGGTCCGCGAACTTCTTGCCCGACTTGAGCTGCGCCTGCACCCGGCGGGCCTCGTCCAGGCCCTTCACCACGATTTGCGCCGCGTGCACCTGCTCGCTCTCGTTCAGCTCCGCCTCGTGCTCGGCGTAGTACGCGCGCAGCTCCTCCTCCGTCACCGCCACGCGGGAGTACACGTGGCTGGCGAAGAGCTTCTCGATGGTGAGCCGGCTCGCCTCGCGGGAGCGCAGCTCCGCCATGGACAGCTGGCCCTGGGCGAGCACCTCGTTGAAGTTGCCCGCCGGGTAGTCGCCCGACAGCCGCAGCACGCCCCGGTCCACCTCTTCAGGCGTGACGGTGAGGTTGTTCTTCCGGGCCGCCTGCAAGAGCAGCATCCGGTGGATGTACGTGTCCAGCAGCGTGCGCTTGAAGGGCTCGATCTCCTCCGGCGTGCGCTGGGACACGTCCGTGGACGCCAGCTCCCGGGCCAGCTCCTGCTCGAAGTCCGTGCGCGAGAGCACCTCGCCGTTCACGGTGGCCACCACCGTGTCGTCCGGCGCGGACTTGGGCGGGGTGTTGCAGGCCGGGCCCAGCGCCAGGGCGAGCACCAGGGACAAGAGGGGGGCGCGGGTGGGAGAAAGGCGCATGCGCGACGTCCTGGGGGAAGGGTGGGGGCGACTCCCAAAGGTGGGGATGGCCCCCCGAGCTGGCAAGCGAGCCCTCATCGGCTCCGCGCCCTTTCGGACGCCCCGCGGTTGCGCCGCCCGCCGGTCCACCCCCGTCCATCCGGCAGGCCTCCGCCAGGGGCGGCGGCCAGCGGGGCGAGGCATGGGAGGCGGGGGGACAGACTCATGGGGGAGAAGACTGGCGGGGTAGCACGCGGCCGAGGAGGGGACAACCCGGGCCCGTGGCCCCCGTCGACCGGCTCACGGCCGGGTGGCATGCGCGGAGAGGAACGCCTCCACCAGGGGGAAGATTTCATCCGGGGCGCGCCGGCCCAGCACCAGGTCCGCATGCCCGTAGTCCGCGCCGAAGCCGTGCCCTCGCCCGGCCACGAGGAACT is a window of Myxococcus guangdongensis DNA encoding:
- a CDS encoding TetR/AcrR family transcriptional regulator; its protein translation is MKKRQRLTGAERRVQLMEIGREVFAAKGYEPTSIEEVAQRAGVSKPIVYEHFGAKEGLYAAIMEREMDDLVARVSSSITEGSPRQRFEGAVLAFMAYVKDEPAGFAVLTRDSPLATARRGLTRVIDDLAHRVGDVFRSEFERAGYPSKVAPIYANALVGMVTQVGHWWAAEGKSFSTESVARHVAALGWMGLRHLPKAPSLPAREEDGDGKLVKAKAPRRAPRAKPPGR
- a CDS encoding response regulator, giving the protein MNAPRLQVLVVDDEAPVLATTAAVLSEDFEVQTARDAFSARRLLARHPFDVLCTDLHMPGPSGIQLLRQSVTRDPFLAGVLVTGSREYLDWRDRLDTQGLFYLVLKPYQPADLIGMIRRAAESARLKREMSQLSLGLAEHKWGPR
- a CDS encoding sensor histidine kinase codes for the protein MKPTEDASGPTVALKERAVLLFHEHLGAVRRRTDRLFAGLMLAQWAVGVLVALFVSPYGWSGEDRALHAHVYAVLFLGAALTVFPIALAHWRPGATSTRHGVALAQVLWSSLLIHLTGGRIETHFHIFVSLAFLSLYRDPWVLLTATCATVADHIIRGLLWPESVYGLPNPEWWRFLEHALWVGCLDLVLLHAGRVMRREMREVAVRRAELELAREREEEKSAELDRALRELSGFQEHLIRVEKLAAVGQLAASVGHELRNPLAAVRNAHAYLSRRLSRDAIGAADDPRVPQFLGVMERELGACAKIISDLLDFARERPPALQPCPLRPLVDEAIGVVPSREGVRIVNDVPESLPVPSLDKEQFRQVLVNLVQNAVEAMPQGRTGQVSVLAEGGDAGPWAIRVVDDGTGIPPDVLPKIFEPLFTTKTRGTGLGLAIVANMVQRHGGTISVRSEAGRGSEFHIHLPATAAAQAA
- a CDS encoding response regulator, which codes for MEDVALGPARILLVDDEEGLRITLAANLELEGHTVLEASNGEEALRLLGEHPVDVVLSDMRMPGLHGVDLLRRIKQARPDMPVVLMTAFTAEELVEDALAEGAFTVLPKPFDVAHALDTILRAARAPQVLVVDDTEPVARAMVRALSTVGLRARAVYSGEEALTWLRSGDFDVCVLDLVMPEMSGPELVAKVKAADLSVAVIAMSGHVVPELLRKVAAQGAVVCMTKPVPLRELVQAIARVRGQPRAQGPTGTQGARN
- a CDS encoding sensor histidine kinase, with translation MGARADLQARERAAVADVVASTLRHDLRNKLASVRNASFYLMRKMQKTDAWGADARVEAFFQLIDRELAAAEEVLTRRAPVSSSDRPLCHASEAAERGLAEARVPEHVRVVRELKARDTVPLDVEDLALLVRCLVDNAVEAMPRGGMLTLRTWDVEEGEGGVGIRVEDSGEGLAAEAYSRAFEPFYSTRPGHAGLGLNIVQRLVLRQGGKVTLDGGPSGGTHVEVVFPHRPEARGRTRLGQEEIRGSK
- a CDS encoding response regulator, which gives rise to METSWTFGRCLLLVEDDPSNRMTLAALLEEAGFAVVTAGSYSEAERWLNQPRPIDAVLLDQSLGDGFGTGLIPLVRHHMPGAKVVFVTGADSPIDMPVDAVFRKGDHFDNLLAFLFKLLPQRPLGMSSSSGPRRP
- a CDS encoding nuclear transport factor 2 family protein, with the protein product MTPQQPTEDVQALLSLEQSIVRAIHARDTRALEGLMAKDLVFRMGDTQTDRATFLDNVASIPGTLLSVETESVSAHVFGDTGVLMGTQRARVRLPDGTEVTDVGYFTDVCQRRDGHWWVVLAHNIAAPGDTAPAPR
- a CDS encoding AgmX/PglI C-terminal domain-containing protein gives rise to the protein MGELLTGGEEQFRARDMGAPETEGLGPEDANDALNVMEALEGDLDAYLDRELTVGEVVDSPSREVTEGMRALLELAEEETRWLADLPAPSCSDEESEAVVTMESVPVVIPEWMRANPQVSVADPVRMAWSYSKEAPRGVRATRTSEAPLNLQERPWGIPLVPPSEQEGSGAEGARNDWDGAIAPGMSNPWSATKGLVAHGSGAQASRRSRDVVSGVLLGVAGVGVVAAGMLVVASVRIWEQGSSLSAPDARAGVGDARAALAVGSVAGASVNAAASSMQAAGSYAGGAAGASPSAADVRVDGLAGSSMQAAGSYAGSAAGASPNAMGSQVVSLAGSSPHASGSYVGGAPNAMGSQVGGLVGPSPHASGSYVGGAAGTSPSAAVIPGVSTWVGIGSTGSVGVLRPVPSEAWSLGGVPGVSGGAALPRLAGVGAQGSRVDANAHPTANMGPSNADLMARRDTQAVKNGERRSRVEPPAPVPTAKPAAPAVAAVATAAVQEMTFDEPDTSNDAYTAPADTGDDPDAANEPESELDEEFARELGFTAEADAQAEEDTAPTRTVYVPPALEAKQHLTPDDVKQVVLANQPAITTCLRQHAADTSAEKSGRFVMRWSVQPSGETTNVGMDTQALRATPLAGCIEGVVRGWKFPVHTVRMQEPIRFPFVF